From a region of the Thermomicrobium roseum DSM 5159 genome:
- the mreC gene encoding rod shape-determining protein MreC codes for MPLTLKRTTLFIVILLLASTVLVVLDRQQRLGGITAPLTGLVTDVQRGIAPVFASLPVPATSSERELRAEVERLRAERNALLAEVARLRQAQQELDQLRAQLRFQQEHPGLQLVPARIIGFDPERPQRVFVIDRGSEAGIRIGMAVLDPNVLVGIVTRVEPDRSQVTAVTDPSIQLGAQLSESGAEGIVYGQGWRGSGLLILRHLPPDTPYRNGELVVTSGRTAGIPPGLVIGVVIGGSRQVADDELRLTVRPLVDIPSLRTASVLVSSATQ; via the coding sequence ATGCCGCTCACGCTCAAGCGCACGACGCTCTTCATCGTGATCCTCCTCCTGGCCAGCACGGTGCTCGTGGTTCTCGACCGCCAGCAGCGACTGGGCGGGATCACCGCTCCGCTGACCGGCCTGGTCACGGATGTCCAGCGCGGCATCGCACCAGTCTTCGCGTCCCTTCCTGTTCCCGCCACAAGCTCCGAGCGCGAACTCCGTGCGGAAGTCGAGCGCTTGCGCGCGGAGCGAAACGCGCTCCTCGCCGAGGTCGCCCGCCTGCGACAAGCGCAGCAGGAACTCGACCAGCTGCGCGCCCAGTTGCGTTTTCAGCAAGAGCATCCTGGACTCCAGCTCGTCCCGGCACGCATCATCGGATTCGATCCGGAACGACCACAACGGGTCTTCGTCATCGATCGAGGCAGCGAGGCAGGAATCCGCATCGGTATGGCAGTGCTGGATCCCAACGTCCTCGTGGGCATCGTGACACGGGTCGAGCCTGACCGCTCCCAGGTGACCGCGGTGACCGACCCCTCCATCCAGCTCGGCGCGCAACTCTCGGAATCGGGCGCCGAAGGGATCGTCTATGGCCAGGGCTGGCGAGGAAGCGGTTTGCTGATTCTCCGGCACCTTCCTCCGGACACGCCGTATCGAAACGGCGAACTCGTCGTCACGTCGGGACGCACCGCCGGCATTCCGCCAGGTCTCGTCATCGGTGTGGTGATCGGCGGCTCGCGCCAGGTCGCTGACGACGAGCTGCGCTTGACCGTCCGACCGCTCGTCGATATCCCATCGCTCCGCACAGCCAGCGTGCTGGTGAGCAGTGCGACCCAGTAG
- a CDS encoding type 1 glutamine amidotransferase, whose protein sequence is MHLTIGWLYARTMNIYGDRGNIVTLVERCRRRGIAVDVLEIGVGDPLEPGRCDLFFWGGGQDREQIAAARDLAGPKGETLRAEIERGVPLLAVCGGYQLLGHFYRPHGGPELPGLGLFDAWTIAGSRRMIGNIVVDSDEFGELVGFENHSGQTFLGLSARPLGRVRIGWGNNGRDGSEGCRYRHAIGTYLHGPLLPKNPRLADYLIARALELHGWSGELPPLDDTLADRAHAEAVRRAEDQRRRFAWHRLLRLR, encoded by the coding sequence ATGCACCTGACGATCGGCTGGCTCTACGCACGGACCATGAACATCTACGGTGATCGCGGGAACATCGTCACGCTCGTGGAACGCTGCCGTCGGCGCGGCATCGCGGTCGACGTGCTGGAGATCGGTGTGGGCGATCCGCTCGAGCCGGGTCGCTGCGATCTTTTCTTCTGGGGCGGAGGCCAAGACCGCGAACAGATCGCCGCCGCGCGCGACCTCGCCGGGCCCAAAGGCGAAACGCTGCGGGCGGAGATCGAACGCGGAGTTCCGCTCCTGGCCGTCTGCGGCGGCTACCAACTCCTCGGACACTTCTATCGGCCGCATGGTGGCCCCGAACTCCCAGGTCTCGGTCTCTTCGATGCCTGGACGATCGCCGGGTCGCGGCGCATGATCGGGAACATCGTCGTGGACTCGGACGAGTTCGGCGAACTGGTCGGCTTCGAGAACCACAGCGGGCAAACGTTCCTCGGGCTTAGCGCTCGCCCGCTCGGCCGCGTCCGCATCGGCTGGGGAAACAACGGGCGAGACGGAAGCGAGGGTTGTCGCTATCGGCACGCGATCGGCACGTATCTCCACGGCCCGCTGCTCCCCAAGAACCCTCGTCTCGCCGATTACCTGATCGCGCGTGCCCTCGAACTGCACGGCTGGTCGGGTGAACTCCCGCCGCTCGACGACACCCTCGCCGATCGCGCCCATGCGGAGGCCGTTCGCCGCGCCGAAGACCAGCGCCGTCGTTTCGCCTGGCATCGTCTCCTCAGGCTGCGCTGA
- a CDS encoding rod shape-determining protein, which produces MIRPLSALFGLFSRDLGIDLGTANTLVYVRGKGIVISEPSVVAVDKKTRRVLAVGVEAKAMVGKTPDTIVAVRPLKDGVIADFDTVEIMLHYFIRKVHAQQLLTPHPRVVIGIPSGVTEVEKRAAKDAALSAGAREAYTIEEPMAAAIGAGLPINEPVGSMIVDIGGGTTEVAVISLGGIVVNRSIRVAGDEIDEAIVQWARRDHNLIIGERTAENAKIAAGSAYPLEEERRVVLRGRDVLTGLPKAVEVSSVEIREAIAGPVNQIIEAVRSCVEETPPELLADIMERGIVLAGGGALLMGLDKRLQAELRIPVYLADDPLTCVARGTGRVAEALHLYQRALQGTQQRRVPAASSSTT; this is translated from the coding sequence ATGATTCGACCACTCAGCGCACTGTTCGGGTTGTTCAGCCGCGACCTCGGTATCGACCTGGGCACGGCGAACACGCTCGTCTACGTGCGCGGCAAGGGTATCGTCATCTCCGAGCCATCCGTTGTCGCGGTCGATAAGAAGACGCGGCGGGTACTGGCTGTCGGCGTCGAAGCCAAGGCGATGGTCGGCAAAACACCGGATACGATCGTCGCCGTCCGTCCGCTCAAGGACGGAGTCATCGCCGACTTCGATACCGTGGAGATCATGCTGCACTATTTCATCCGGAAGGTCCACGCGCAGCAACTCCTGACTCCCCATCCACGAGTCGTCATCGGTATCCCCTCCGGCGTCACCGAAGTGGAAAAGCGTGCTGCCAAGGATGCCGCACTCAGTGCCGGCGCTCGGGAGGCGTACACGATCGAGGAGCCGATGGCGGCTGCCATCGGCGCCGGTCTTCCCATCAACGAGCCGGTCGGCAGCATGATCGTCGATATCGGCGGTGGGACGACCGAGGTCGCGGTCATCTCGCTGGGTGGCATCGTCGTCAATCGCTCCATCCGCGTGGCAGGAGACGAGATCGACGAGGCGATCGTCCAGTGGGCACGACGTGACCATAACCTGATCATCGGTGAGCGGACCGCCGAGAACGCCAAGATCGCCGCCGGCTCCGCCTACCCGCTCGAAGAAGAACGGCGGGTCGTCTTGCGGGGGCGGGACGTGCTCACTGGCCTGCCCAAAGCGGTCGAAGTGAGTTCGGTCGAGATCCGCGAAGCGATCGCCGGACCAGTCAACCAGATCATCGAGGCGGTCCGCTCCTGCGTCGAAGAGACGCCACCGGAACTATTGGCTGACATCATGGAGCGAGGGATCGTGCTCGCGGGCGGCGGGGCACTCCTCATGGGCCTGGACAAGCGTCTCCAGGCTGAACTCCGGATCCCGGTCTACCTCGCCGACGACCCGCTGACCTGTGTCGCTCGCGGCACGGGCCGCGTCGCGGAAGCGCTCCACCTCTACCAGCGCGCTCTGCAAGGGACGCAACAACGACGCGTACCGGCTGCTTCGAGCTCGACGACCTGA
- a CDS encoding DUF3536 domain-containing protein — MRYVCIHGHFYQPPRENPWLEVVELEDSAYPYHDWNERITAECYGPNAWSRILDARGRITRIVNNYAWISFDFGPTLLWWLEQAAPEVYQAILEADRQGRQRFGGHGPAIAHPYHHVILPLANERDRRTELLWGIRDFTYRFGRRPEGIWLPETAVDLATLEVVAELGITFTILAPHQAAAVRPPGFSGWQDVSGGRVETTRPYRVTLPSGRELVVFFYDGAIARDVAFGDLLQDGRRLAARLLAAASDTVDRLAHIATDGETYGHHHRFGDMALAAAIAALRAERDARVVTYGAYLAAHPATWEAQIVEETSWSCAHGIERWRSNCGCQTGAHPGWTQEWRAPLRAALDWLRDTIAPLYERHLGALLRDPWAARDDYIEVVLDRSPDNVRRFLERWQVRALQPEEQVRVLEALELQRHALRMYSSDAWFFDELSGLETVQALQSAARALQIAEELFQVPLEQEFVERLAQAPSNLPQYQNGRGVWERLVRPARVELANVAAHYALSALFEEYPERAAIGCYEVERLEGTAQRAGRAHLYVARVRVRSSLTGRQQAFVTAALHLGEHNLVGGVEPDGTPERYRQVLAAVNEPFARADLAETVRALDRAFGRAEYSLRSLFKDEQRKLVDTILTATLAEAEELYRHLYEDSQPLMRFLSELGVPIPRAFLTAAEVTVNADLRHTLAEPRPSIERLEQLFREAETWQLDLDHPGLAYAVQEAMETLATEWRANPQDVALMETLAGLARVAAHIREPINTWRVQNIAYELLLREFPGQRVRAETGDAVAQNWLTWFRALCDVLWIAVDGGESGISAA; from the coding sequence GTGAGGTACGTCTGCATTCATGGCCACTTCTATCAACCACCCCGGGAAAATCCCTGGCTGGAGGTGGTCGAACTCGAGGACAGCGCGTATCCGTATCACGATTGGAACGAGCGGATCACTGCCGAGTGTTATGGCCCCAACGCGTGGTCGCGGATCCTCGATGCGCGTGGCCGGATCACGCGCATCGTCAACAACTATGCCTGGATCAGTTTCGACTTCGGCCCGACGCTCCTCTGGTGGCTCGAGCAGGCGGCTCCCGAGGTCTACCAGGCGATTTTGGAGGCAGACCGACAGGGGCGCCAGCGGTTCGGTGGGCATGGCCCAGCCATCGCGCACCCCTATCATCACGTCATCTTGCCCCTGGCGAACGAGCGCGATCGGCGCACTGAGCTGCTCTGGGGTATCCGAGACTTCACGTACCGTTTCGGGCGACGTCCGGAAGGGATCTGGTTGCCCGAAACGGCGGTCGACCTCGCGACCCTGGAAGTCGTCGCGGAGTTAGGCATCACGTTCACCATCCTGGCACCGCACCAGGCGGCTGCAGTGCGACCGCCCGGGTTCTCCGGCTGGCAAGACGTGTCCGGCGGGCGTGTGGAAACGACACGACCCTACCGCGTGACGCTCCCGTCTGGCCGTGAGTTGGTCGTCTTTTTCTATGACGGTGCGATCGCTCGCGATGTCGCCTTCGGTGACCTGCTCCAGGACGGGCGGCGGCTGGCGGCCCGCTTGTTGGCAGCAGCGAGCGATACGGTCGATCGCCTCGCGCATATCGCGACCGATGGCGAAACCTATGGTCACCATCACCGGTTCGGTGACATGGCGCTGGCGGCGGCGATCGCGGCGCTGCGGGCCGAGCGCGATGCGCGAGTCGTGACGTACGGTGCCTATCTGGCCGCGCACCCGGCGACGTGGGAAGCGCAGATCGTCGAGGAGACCTCGTGGAGCTGTGCCCACGGGATCGAGCGCTGGCGCAGCAACTGTGGCTGCCAGACCGGTGCTCATCCCGGCTGGACGCAGGAATGGCGCGCGCCGCTGCGGGCTGCGCTCGATTGGCTGCGCGATACCATCGCGCCGCTGTACGAACGGCACCTGGGGGCGCTGCTCCGCGATCCCTGGGCTGCCCGCGACGATTACATCGAAGTCGTGCTCGACCGCTCCCCGGACAACGTCCGGCGCTTCTTGGAGCGCTGGCAGGTGCGCGCGCTCCAGCCGGAAGAACAGGTTCGCGTTCTGGAAGCTTTGGAACTCCAGCGGCACGCGCTCCGCATGTACAGCAGCGATGCCTGGTTTTTCGACGAACTGTCCGGCTTGGAGACAGTCCAAGCCTTGCAGTCGGCAGCGCGCGCTCTTCAGATCGCCGAGGAACTCTTTCAGGTTCCGCTCGAGCAGGAATTCGTCGAGCGGCTGGCACAGGCTCCCAGCAATCTCCCGCAATACCAGAATGGCCGCGGTGTCTGGGAGCGACTGGTGCGTCCAGCCCGAGTCGAGCTGGCCAACGTGGCAGCGCACTATGCCTTGAGCGCGCTCTTCGAGGAGTATCCGGAGCGAGCTGCCATCGGCTGCTATGAGGTAGAGCGCCTGGAGGGAACCGCTCAACGCGCGGGGCGAGCGCATCTCTACGTGGCGCGAGTCCGCGTCCGCTCCAGCTTGACGGGGCGGCAGCAGGCCTTCGTGACAGCAGCGCTGCACCTCGGTGAGCACAACCTGGTCGGTGGGGTCGAACCGGATGGTACGCCGGAACGCTACCGACAGGTCCTCGCTGCGGTGAACGAACCGTTCGCTCGCGCTGATCTGGCAGAGACGGTTCGGGCACTCGATCGCGCCTTCGGCCGCGCCGAGTACTCGCTCCGGTCCTTGTTCAAGGACGAGCAACGCAAGCTGGTCGACACCATCTTGACCGCGACGCTCGCCGAGGCCGAAGAGCTCTATCGGCACTTGTACGAGGACAGCCAGCCGCTGATGCGGTTCCTCAGCGAACTCGGCGTTCCCATCCCCCGCGCTTTCCTGACTGCTGCCGAGGTGACGGTCAACGCCGATCTCCGGCATACGCTGGCCGAACCGCGACCGTCGATCGAGCGGCTCGAGCAGTTATTCCGAGAAGCTGAAACCTGGCAGCTCGATCTCGATCACCCGGGGCTGGCCTATGCCGTCCAGGAGGCGATGGAGACGCTGGCGACCGAGTGGCGCGCGAACCCCCAGGACGTCGCTCTCATGGAGACACTCGCTGGCCTGGCTCGCGTGGCGGCGCATATCCGGGAGCCGATCAACACCTGGCGCGTCCAGAATATCGCGTACGAGCTACTGCTCCGGGAGTTCCCGGGACAACGCGTCCGAGCCGAAACAGGCGACGCGGTTGCCCAGAACTGGTTGACCTGGTTCCGAGCGCTGTGCGACGTTCTCTGGATCGCGGTGGACGGCGGCGAGAGCGGGATCAGCGCAGCCTGA
- a CDS encoding diacylglycerol/lipid kinase family protein: MEETRTRTAQGLTTLPTETVHAIVNPVAGSGRPARAWPAVRRRLESLGLRVEEVHTTEPGAGIALARQLVERGARELLVIGGDGTVNEVVNGCVDAQGQPIGPVTITIVPCGTGRDFPRLFGIVRPEQAVDLLRYGQRCRVDIGAIRFRACDGSSRQRYFVNMADIGLGAETAAWVSQSTKQLGGFLAYLVGAMRTILRHRPAELTIEIEGTTVFRGPALMVALANGRFHAGGMRIAPMASVTDGKLEVFALRHVSRFALLGSLLPAVYRGTHLGHPAVEHWTARRVAVRSVEPVRIETDGEVVGTTDIEAWVAPKALSLRVPRGACDGSA; encoded by the coding sequence ATGGAAGAGACCCGAACCAGAACAGCGCAGGGGCTGACGACTCTGCCGACCGAAACCGTGCATGCCATCGTGAATCCGGTGGCAGGAAGCGGTCGTCCGGCTCGTGCCTGGCCGGCAGTGCGTCGTCGCCTGGAGTCGCTCGGCCTGCGCGTGGAGGAAGTGCACACGACCGAGCCGGGGGCGGGGATCGCTCTGGCTCGGCAACTGGTCGAACGTGGCGCCCGAGAACTCCTGGTCATCGGTGGCGATGGCACAGTGAACGAGGTCGTCAATGGCTGTGTGGATGCGCAGGGACAACCGATCGGCCCGGTGACGATCACCATCGTGCCGTGCGGGACGGGGCGCGATTTTCCACGGCTCTTCGGTATCGTTCGCCCGGAACAGGCGGTCGATCTCCTGCGCTACGGGCAGCGCTGCCGCGTCGATATCGGCGCGATCCGCTTTCGCGCCTGCGATGGCTCCTCCCGTCAGCGCTACTTCGTCAACATGGCGGATATCGGGCTCGGGGCGGAGACCGCGGCCTGGGTGAGCCAATCGACCAAGCAACTCGGTGGGTTCCTCGCTTATCTGGTCGGCGCGATGCGGACGATTCTCCGTCATCGACCGGCCGAACTCACGATCGAGATCGAGGGCACGACAGTGTTTCGCGGCCCAGCGCTCATGGTCGCGCTGGCCAACGGCCGCTTTCATGCCGGTGGCATGCGGATCGCACCGATGGCGTCGGTGACGGACGGGAAGCTGGAAGTCTTCGCCTTGCGTCACGTCTCGCGATTCGCCCTGCTCGGTTCCCTGCTTCCGGCGGTCTATCGAGGGACGCACCTTGGTCATCCAGCCGTCGAGCATTGGACCGCTCGTCGAGTCGCGGTGCGCAGTGTCGAGCCTGTGCGGATCGAAACGGATGGTGAGGTGGTGGGGACGACAGATATCGAGGCGTGGGTCGCCCCCAAGGCGTTGTCTCTTCGCGTGCCGCGTGGCGCCTGCGACGGTTCTGCTTGA
- a CDS encoding Mur ligase family protein has translation MNVSTLLAIAAGRLTVQATRRLRLGGGTALPGLLALRIAPDFLTTAGRALPQGAVLIAGTNGKTTTARLLAGTLESAGLTIVHNRSGSNLPRGIAATLLETIDWSGTVHRDLGIFEVDEFALPEIAQALRPRLLVLLNLFRDQLDRYGELETIVRVWERALDSLPLETLLVVDADDPILAALTERFADRRWTFGLADPRIALPALPHAADWRSCPRCGAPLAYEQVFLGHLGAYRCTACPFARPPLTVAGRCVRTEHGLLAVEAVSDERELVLQSQLTGVYNAYNVLAAATASLALGLAPEQLAAGLAGVTAAFGRQERVELAGRTVTLLLVKNPTGFNEAIRLIAGAAQPQPVLILINDLDADGRDVSWLWDVDLEPLQALSAPVSTGGIRSAEMALRLAYAGIAPAHQFAGVATALDRWVETLPPGSGGWVLATYTALLELRRELARRGLAREFWRQ, from the coding sequence ATGAACGTTTCGACGCTGCTCGCCATCGCAGCCGGTCGGCTGACAGTTCAGGCAACTCGCCGCCTGCGGCTCGGCGGTGGCACGGCGCTTCCGGGATTGCTCGCACTCCGCATCGCGCCGGATTTCCTGACTACGGCAGGTCGCGCGCTTCCGCAGGGGGCAGTCCTCATCGCGGGAACCAACGGCAAGACGACGACTGCGCGGCTCCTGGCTGGAACACTCGAATCGGCCGGCTTGACGATCGTGCACAACCGGTCGGGGAGCAACCTGCCGCGTGGCATCGCTGCCACGTTGCTGGAAACGATCGACTGGTCAGGCACGGTCCACCGTGACCTAGGCATCTTCGAGGTCGACGAGTTCGCCCTTCCGGAGATCGCCCAGGCGCTGCGTCCTCGCCTGCTCGTCCTGCTCAACCTGTTCCGCGACCAACTCGACCGGTACGGTGAACTGGAAACGATCGTCCGCGTCTGGGAACGCGCCCTGGACTCGCTTCCACTGGAGACGCTCCTCGTGGTCGATGCTGATGACCCGATCCTCGCTGCGCTGACCGAGCGGTTCGCGGATCGCCGCTGGACGTTCGGGCTCGCTGACCCCCGCATCGCCCTGCCTGCCCTGCCGCATGCTGCCGACTGGCGCTCTTGCCCGCGGTGCGGTGCTCCGCTCGCGTACGAGCAGGTTTTTCTCGGCCATCTCGGTGCCTACCGCTGTACGGCTTGTCCGTTCGCTCGTCCCCCACTGACTGTTGCGGGTCGCTGTGTGCGAACGGAGCACGGGCTACTCGCGGTCGAAGCGGTGTCCGACGAGCGGGAACTCGTCCTCCAGAGCCAGCTCACTGGCGTGTACAACGCCTACAACGTGCTGGCGGCGGCCACGGCGAGTCTGGCTTTGGGGCTCGCACCCGAGCAACTCGCCGCGGGGCTCGCGGGAGTGACGGCAGCTTTTGGCCGACAAGAGCGCGTCGAACTCGCGGGACGAACCGTCACCCTGCTGCTCGTCAAGAATCCGACCGGCTTCAACGAGGCGATCCGCCTGATCGCCGGTGCTGCCCAGCCGCAGCCGGTCCTCATCCTGATCAACGATCTGGACGCGGATGGGCGAGACGTTTCCTGGCTCTGGGACGTCGATCTCGAACCTTTGCAGGCACTCAGCGCACCAGTCAGTACCGGAGGCATCCGCAGCGCAGAGATGGCGCTCCGGCTCGCCTACGCTGGGATCGCGCCAGCACACCAGTTCGCTGGCGTCGCGACCGCGCTGGATCGCTGGGTGGAAACGCTTCCACCCGGCAGTGGCGGCTGGGTCCTGGCGACCTACACCGCGCTGCTGGAACTCCGGCGGGAACTCGCCCGACGGGGGCTGGCTCGCGAGTTCTGGCGCCAGTGA
- a CDS encoding class II aldolase/adducin family protein encodes MTTEQKMYNQVEALAEALRLLSEEPESGTFTIYGEPPTPRLRWFVEGLRQELERHGHIYHEQPIPDIRLVLSVFQHDRPRRYRRKAQATFVVGITELPERPADVLSACYPFLLYALANLVLILVPGPEGPEAHFVTLERGHYGIPYQEGEDAQFFATIYERLHPLAASHLVINNVFRTDLEPELWNGDEITEQISRAGKRLEAMNLLPAPFPVHELLSEDDLRHVKRLYGLGGLSYGNLSARKDRHRFWMSASGVNKAQLEVIGRDILLVSGFDPTIPAIVLSVPPNVEPRRVSVDAIEHWMIYQQHPDIGAIVHVHAWMDGIRSTEINYPCGTLELALAVSNVLAQEPDPTRAVIGLKNHGVTITGRSMDEILERIDGKLIPQVPMA; translated from the coding sequence ATGACGACAGAGCAAAAGATGTACAACCAGGTCGAGGCGCTCGCCGAGGCATTGCGTCTTCTTTCCGAAGAGCCGGAAAGCGGCACGTTTACCATCTATGGGGAACCGCCAACTCCGCGCCTGCGCTGGTTTGTCGAGGGTCTGCGGCAGGAACTGGAGCGGCACGGTCACATCTACCATGAGCAGCCGATTCCCGATATCCGGCTCGTGCTCAGCGTCTTCCAGCATGATCGGCCGCGCCGTTATCGCCGCAAAGCGCAGGCGACGTTCGTCGTCGGCATTACCGAGCTCCCGGAGCGTCCGGCGGACGTCCTGAGCGCTTGCTATCCCTTCCTGCTCTATGCGCTCGCGAACCTCGTGCTCATCTTGGTTCCGGGGCCGGAAGGACCAGAGGCGCATTTCGTCACCCTGGAGCGCGGTCATTACGGTATCCCCTATCAAGAAGGCGAGGACGCTCAGTTTTTCGCGACGATCTACGAGCGCTTGCATCCCCTGGCGGCATCGCATCTCGTCATCAACAACGTGTTCCGCACCGACCTCGAGCCGGAACTCTGGAACGGTGACGAGATCACGGAGCAGATCTCGCGGGCCGGGAAGCGACTGGAAGCGATGAACCTGCTCCCCGCACCGTTTCCCGTTCACGAACTCCTGAGCGAGGATGACTTGCGGCACGTCAAGCGCCTGTACGGCCTCGGCGGGCTGAGCTACGGCAACTTGAGCGCCCGCAAGGATCGGCACCGCTTCTGGATGAGTGCCAGTGGCGTGAACAAGGCGCAGCTCGAGGTCATCGGCCGGGACATCCTGCTGGTCAGCGGGTTCGATCCCACTATTCCTGCCATCGTGTTGAGCGTCCCGCCCAACGTCGAACCGCGTCGGGTTTCGGTCGATGCGATCGAGCACTGGATGATCTACCAGCAACATCCGGACATCGGTGCGATCGTCCATGTCCATGCCTGGATGGATGGTATCCGCTCGACCGAGATCAATTACCCGTGCGGGACGCTGGAGCTGGCACTGGCGGTCTCCAACGTGCTCGCCCAGGAGCCTGATCCGACGCGAGCGGTGATCGGCCTCAAGAATCACGGGGTGACGATCACCGGGCGGAGCATGGACGAGATCCTGGAGCGCATCGATGGGAAGCTGATCCCGCAAGTCCCGATGGCCTGA
- a CDS encoding LysM peptidoglycan-binding domain-containing protein, with amino-acid sequence MPTNPPSEEYREPSATREVRFGWTPELDAAREPANGHRNGYPAIESTDAVHERLAARSNGVFAGSANGTVVAPPKPPRPLLHAPKRTEQRLQRRWTTRTIGRWCLHLAVVVCVATVAIGGGFWRRPVPIRVAAGTDQITVIQDVLPGAQGQPVASVPDLTVSDPRIGYLATGGLAVKPDVLVLDTYVTAAGETIYDVARATGRSIETLLWANNLLDPGAPLPAGLQLRVPPVDGMLHLVREGDTIEAIAARYGVQPDAITGYEPNGVQRDTDLVPNRLIMVPGGKMPQRDRVVMYTVQEGDTLWKIAQRFGLKVQTITWANSLPDPELIYPGQQLAILPTDGVMVKVKEGDTIESLAKYWGVEPDAIRNYPMNGIGPNGVLRVGQLVMIPGGEPPPPPPPPPPPPAPRASAPSNPPAQRQAPRGSFIWPTTGVITQYFHARHNGWDIANNMYTPIVAADSGTVIFSGWNNYGLGYAVAIDHGNGFVTWYGHMAEPPPVQVGQWVNQGQYIGPMGSTGYSTGPHVHFIIMYNGVYQDPALYLG; translated from the coding sequence ATGCCGACCAACCCGCCGAGCGAGGAGTATCGTGAGCCGTCCGCCACCCGAGAGGTGCGCTTCGGCTGGACGCCTGAGCTGGACGCCGCGCGCGAACCAGCGAATGGGCATCGGAACGGGTACCCCGCGATCGAATCGACCGACGCAGTGCACGAGCGGCTCGCTGCTCGTAGCAATGGTGTGTTCGCGGGCAGTGCGAACGGCACCGTCGTCGCCCCTCCTAAACCGCCACGACCTCTCCTGCATGCACCGAAACGAACGGAGCAGCGGCTCCAGCGCCGGTGGACGACTCGCACGATCGGACGCTGGTGCCTCCATCTCGCGGTCGTCGTCTGCGTCGCCACAGTTGCGATCGGCGGAGGATTCTGGCGACGCCCCGTGCCGATCCGTGTCGCAGCTGGAACCGACCAGATCACGGTGATCCAGGACGTCCTGCCCGGCGCGCAGGGCCAACCGGTCGCGAGCGTTCCCGATCTGACGGTGAGCGATCCGCGCATCGGTTATCTGGCGACGGGCGGGCTCGCTGTCAAGCCAGATGTCCTCGTGCTCGATACCTATGTGACGGCAGCGGGAGAAACGATCTACGATGTGGCGCGAGCGACTGGCCGGAGCATCGAGACGCTGCTCTGGGCGAACAATCTCCTCGATCCTGGAGCACCGTTACCGGCTGGGCTGCAGCTCCGCGTTCCACCAGTCGATGGCATGCTGCACCTGGTGCGCGAGGGCGACACGATCGAGGCGATCGCGGCACGCTACGGTGTGCAACCCGACGCGATCACCGGCTACGAGCCCAACGGCGTGCAGCGTGACACCGATCTGGTGCCGAATCGCCTGATCATGGTACCGGGTGGCAAGATGCCCCAACGCGACCGCGTGGTCATGTACACCGTCCAGGAAGGGGATACGCTCTGGAAGATCGCCCAGCGCTTCGGCCTCAAGGTGCAGACGATCACCTGGGCGAACTCCTTGCCTGATCCTGAACTGATCTATCCCGGCCAGCAGCTGGCGATCTTGCCGACCGATGGCGTCATGGTCAAAGTCAAGGAAGGCGACACGATCGAATCCTTGGCCAAGTACTGGGGAGTCGAGCCGGACGCGATCCGCAACTACCCTATGAACGGGATCGGGCCGAACGGCGTCCTGCGCGTCGGCCAGCTCGTGATGATCCCGGGCGGTGAGCCACCCCCGCCACCGCCGCCACCACCGCCGCCTCCCGCCCCACGGGCATCAGCGCCGAGCAATCCACCCGCTCAGCGCCAAGCACCCCGTGGCTCCTTCATCTGGCCGACGACCGGGGTCATCACGCAGTACTTCCATGCCCGGCATAACGGGTGGGACATCGCCAACAACATGTACACACCGATCGTGGCGGCTGACAGCGGAACGGTCATTTTCAGCGGGTGGAACAACTACGGGCTCGGGTACGCCGTTGCGATCGATCACGGAAACGGCTTCGTGACCTGGTACGGGCACATGGCCGAACCACCACCAGTGCAGGTCGGACAGTGGGTCAACCAGGGACAGTACATCGGCCCGATGGGGAGCACCGGCTACTCGACCGGCCCGCATGTCCACTTCATCATCATGTACAACGGCGTCTACCAGGACCCGGCGCTCTACCTGGGATGA